A genomic segment from Clostridium pasteurianum BC1 encodes:
- a CDS encoding indolepyruvate ferredoxin oxidoreductase subunit alpha, translated as MAYVINADECQSCGACKSDCPTSCISMQDGSYAIDASVCVDCGTCLNSCGFGAISAE; from the coding sequence ATGGCTTATGTTATTAATGCTGATGAATGTCAATCATGTGGTGCTTGCAAAAGTGATTGTCCTACATCTTGTATAAGCATGCAAGATGGAAGCTATGCAATTGATGCTAGTGTTTGTGTAGATTGTGGGACTTGCCTAAATTCTTGTGGTTTTGGTGCAATTTCAGCTGAATAA
- a CDS encoding ATP-binding cassette domain-containing protein, protein MDICLKDISMNFNNTTAVDNNNPTIKSGELVSLLGESSCGKSTTLFILAGLYTPTKGDILFGKESVLNKEP, encoded by the coding sequence TTGGATATTTGCCTAAAGGATATTTCCATGAACTTTAACAACACCACAGCTGTTGATAATAATAATCCTACAATTAAATCTGGTGAATTGGTTTCTTTGCTTGGAGAAAGCAGCTGTGGAAAATCCACAACACTATTTATACTAGCTGGACTATATACTCCTACAAAGGGAGATATTCTCTTTGGAAAGGAATCTGTACTCAATAAAGAACCCTAA
- the aroQ gene encoding type II 3-dehydroquinate dehydratase, which yields MKILMINGPNINFLGIREKNIYGTKNYKDLCDYVKSEAKILGVEVEILQSNIEGEIIGYIQEAYEKYDGIVINPGAYTHYSIAIYDALKAVSIKTVEVHISNIHSREEFRRKSVTAPACIGQICGFGFYGYIMAIMALLKEDER from the coding sequence GTGAAAATATTAATGATTAACGGACCTAATATTAATTTTTTAGGAATTAGAGAAAAAAATATTTATGGAACTAAAAATTATAAAGATTTGTGTGATTATGTAAAAAGTGAAGCTAAAATATTAGGAGTAGAAGTTGAAATTTTACAGAGTAATATTGAGGGAGAAATAATTGGTTATATACAGGAGGCTTATGAAAAGTATGATGGAATTGTAATAAATCCTGGCGCATATACTCATTACAGTATAGCTATTTATGATGCATTGAAAGCTGTTTCCATCAAAACTGTAGAAGTACATATAAGTAATATACATTCAAGAGAAGAATTCAGAAGAAAATCTGTTACAGCACCAGCTTGTATTGGACAAATTTGCGGTTTTGGCTTTTATGGATACATAATGGCTATAATGGCATTATTAAAGGAAGATGAAAGATAA
- a CDS encoding shikimate kinase, translating to MNLRKNIVLIGMPGSGKTTIAKAISRLYGLELYDTDEYIEKKEGKIISDIFKNGEKHFRKLETEAVKDISSKDAVVISTGGGVIKSPYNMELLKRNGLIVFINRSVEDIIKDVDTANRPLLNKSKDNLHKLYNERYKLYKEYSDYEVINDKNLKVVIDKISDIIRENL from the coding sequence ATGAATTTACGAAAAAATATAGTATTAATAGGTATGCCGGGCTCTGGAAAAACAACTATAGCTAAAGCTATATCAAGACTTTACGGACTTGAATTATATGATACTGATGAATACATAGAAAAAAAAGAAGGAAAAATTATATCTGATATATTTAAAAATGGAGAGAAACATTTTAGAAAGCTTGAGACAGAGGCAGTAAAGGATATCAGCAGCAAAGACGCGGTAGTTATTTCTACAGGCGGTGGAGTTATAAAATCTCCTTATAATATGGAACTTTTAAAAAGAAATGGCTTAATAGTATTTATAAATAGATCAGTAGAAGATATAATAAAGGATGTGGATACAGCTAATCGTCCTCTTTTAAATAAGTCTAAAGATAATTTGCATAAATTGTATAATGAAAGATACAAATTGTATAAAGAATATAGTGATTATGAAGTTATAAATGATAAAAATTTGAAAGTAGTTATAGATAAGATATCGGATATAATAAGAGAAAATCTTTAG
- a CDS encoding prephenate dehydrogenase, whose protein sequence is MISLEFNITVVGLGLIGGSYAMALKELKPNNLWGIDIDLKAIKAAEALGIIDKGYEDASVPLSKSDIVIVSLYPEAAIEFIKKHKNDFKRGAVITDTSGIKESIVKEVSALIPDYVDFIGGHPMAGRESKGLAFASKDIFKNANYIITPTEKNEKENIKLIEEIAKNIGCKNVVLIDAKVHDKIIAYTSAIPHIIAVALMNCDNFDEQRGFFIGGSFRDATRVALINPDLWSELFISNKDNIIAELEEFENNLAVMKKAIENEDVSSMKEIFNNAGSKRRKLNSNE, encoded by the coding sequence TTGATAAGCTTGGAATTTAATATTACCGTTGTTGGACTTGGATTAATTGGTGGATCTTATGCTATGGCCCTTAAGGAGCTAAAGCCTAATAATTTATGGGGAATTGATATTGATTTAAAGGCAATTAAAGCTGCAGAAGCTTTAGGAATTATAGATAAGGGATATGAAGATGCTTCAGTACCTCTAAGTAAATCAGATATAGTTATAGTATCTCTATACCCGGAGGCAGCAATAGAATTTATTAAAAAGCATAAGAATGATTTCAAAAGGGGTGCAGTTATTACTGACACCTCTGGTATTAAGGAAAGTATAGTAAAAGAGGTATCAGCCCTTATACCAGATTATGTTGATTTTATTGGAGGACATCCAATGGCAGGAAGAGAGTCAAAGGGACTTGCCTTTGCCTCTAAGGACATTTTTAAAAATGCAAATTACATAATAACACCAACAGAGAAAAATGAAAAAGAAAATATCAAGTTAATAGAAGAAATTGCTAAAAATATAGGCTGCAAAAATGTGGTTTTAATAGATGCTAAAGTGCATGACAAAATTATAGCCTATACCAGTGCTATACCACATATAATTGCTGTGGCTTTAATGAATTGTGATAATTTTGATGAACAAAGGGGCTTCTTTATAGGGGGAAGCTTTAGAGATGCAACAAGAGTAGCATTAATTAATCCTGATTTATGGTCAGAATTATTTATTTCCAATAAAGATAATATAATAGCTGAACTGGAGGAGTTTGAAAACAATTTAGCTGTTATGAAAAAAGCTATTGAAAATGAAGATGTGTCTTCAATGAAAGAGATATTCAATAATGCAGGTTCAAAAAGGAGGAAACTTAACAGCAATGAGTGA
- the aroB gene encoding 3-dehydroquinate synthase: protein MSDIMIKLSHKTYPIHIEKGLMDSIGKEIKKIYSGKKIAVVTDSNVNSFYGQKLEEALKEENYNVKTFVVEAGEKSKSINVLLKLYDDLLGFEMTRGDLIIALGGGVVGDLTGFAAATTLRGIPFVQIPTSLLAQIDSSIGGKVAVDLPRGKNLIGNFYHPEAVFIDPNVLKTLDKKFLHDGMGEVIKYGAIKDRALFDTLLSFNDDEELLNNIDEIIYKCCNIKKEVVEKDEKDKGDRMMLNFGHTIGHAIEKYFNYERYTHGEAVAIGMYKITEKSEAMGITEKGTADLLKKILIKYSLPFEIEALDKCKVLETISMDKKNDRDRINIILLNKLGEAFIKNIDSKLMENYI from the coding sequence ATGAGTGATATTATGATAAAGCTTTCGCATAAAACTTATCCCATTCATATAGAAAAGGGATTAATGGACTCCATTGGGAAAGAAATAAAGAAAATATATAGTGGCAAGAAAATTGCTGTAGTAACAGATTCTAATGTTAATAGTTTCTATGGACAAAAGCTTGAAGAAGCTTTAAAAGAGGAAAATTATAATGTAAAGACCTTTGTTGTAGAAGCTGGAGAAAAGAGTAAATCAATTAATGTACTACTAAAGCTTTATGATGATCTTCTAGGTTTCGAAATGACTAGAGGAGATCTTATAATAGCCCTTGGTGGAGGGGTAGTGGGAGATTTGACTGGATTTGCAGCTGCAACTACATTAAGAGGAATACCTTTTGTTCAGATTCCTACATCTCTATTGGCTCAAATAGACAGCAGTATAGGGGGTAAGGTAGCTGTAGATCTTCCGAGAGGTAAAAATTTAATAGGAAATTTCTATCATCCTGAAGCGGTATTTATTGATCCCAATGTGTTAAAAACCTTAGATAAAAAATTTCTTCATGATGGCATGGGCGAAGTTATAAAGTATGGTGCTATCAAGGATAGGGCTTTATTTGATACGCTGCTTAGCTTTAATGATGATGAAGAACTTTTAAACAATATAGATGAGATAATTTATAAATGCTGTAATATAAAAAAGGAAGTAGTGGAAAAGGACGAAAAAGATAAAGGTGACAGAATGATGCTGAATTTTGGGCATACTATAGGTCATGCTATTGAAAAATATTTTAATTATGAAAGATATACTCATGGAGAAGCTGTGGCTATTGGTATGTATAAAATTACTGAAAAGAGCGAAGCTATGGGTATAACTGAAAAGGGAACTGCAGATTTATTAAAGAAGATATTAATTAAATATAGTTTGCCTTTTGAAATCGAAGCTTTAGATAAGTGTAAAGTATTAGAAACTATATCTATGGACAAGAAAAATGATAGAGACAGAATTAATATTATTTTATTAAATAAACTAGGTGAAGCTTTTATTAAAAATATAGATAGCAAACTTATGGAAAATTATATTTAG
- the aroF gene encoding 3-deoxy-7-phosphoheptulonate synthase → MIIVMKPGVSKEKIEIFKERLEKRGLMVHVDFGDNYCILGLIGDTRAIDPEQIQAYEEVEKVMIVQEPYKKANRLFHPEDSIININGRTIGGGKLAVIAGPCSVESEDQIVSIAEDVKEAGAGFLRGGAFKPRTSPYSFQGMELEGLELLKIAREKTGLPIVTELMGTKMLERFVEDVDVIQVGARNMQNFELLKELGKTNKPILLKRGLCATIEEWLMSAEYIMAGGNENVILCERGIRTYETYTRNTLDLSAIPAIKKQSHLPVIVDPSHAAGMWWMVEPLSKAAVAVGADGLIIEVHNDPANAKCDGQQSIKPNKFKSLMDSLKEIEKFKWSFNVDKLGI, encoded by the coding sequence ATGATAATTGTTATGAAACCAGGAGTATCAAAAGAGAAAATAGAAATTTTCAAAGAAAGATTAGAAAAAAGGGGATTAATGGTTCATGTGGATTTTGGCGATAATTACTGTATACTAGGTTTAATAGGAGATACCAGAGCAATTGATCCAGAGCAGATTCAGGCATATGAAGAGGTTGAAAAAGTTATGATTGTTCAGGAACCATATAAGAAAGCAAATAGATTATTCCATCCTGAAGATTCTATAATAAATATAAATGGCAGAACTATTGGGGGAGGTAAATTAGCTGTTATAGCAGGACCATGTTCTGTTGAAAGTGAAGATCAGATTGTAAGTATAGCAGAAGATGTTAAAGAAGCAGGAGCAGGATTTTTAAGAGGTGGTGCTTTCAAACCTAGAACATCACCTTACAGTTTCCAAGGTATGGAACTAGAAGGCTTAGAACTTTTAAAAATTGCCAGAGAAAAAACAGGACTTCCAATAGTAACAGAATTAATGGGAACTAAGATGCTTGAAAGATTTGTTGAAGATGTTGATGTAATACAGGTTGGAGCTAGAAACATGCAGAACTTCGAGCTTTTAAAGGAACTGGGAAAAACTAATAAGCCTATTCTTTTAAAGAGAGGATTATGTGCTACCATTGAAGAATGGCTTATGTCAGCAGAATATATAATGGCTGGTGGAAATGAAAATGTAATACTGTGTGAAAGAGGAATAAGAACTTATGAGACTTATACTAGAAATACGCTAGACTTAAGTGCTATACCGGCTATAAAGAAACAAAGTCATCTTCCAGTTATAGTTGATCCAAGTCATGCAGCAGGAATGTGGTGGATGGTAGAACCTCTTTCAAAAGCAGCTGTAGCAGTTGGAGCAGATGGATTAATAATTGAGGTACATAATGATCCTGCTAATGCTAAATGTGATGGTCAACAATCCATAAAACCAAATAAATTCAAGTCTCTAATGGACTCTTTAAAGGAAATAGAAAAATTTAAATGGAGCTTTAACGTTGATAAGCTTGGAATTTAA
- a CDS encoding GNAT family N-acetyltransferase has protein sequence MYTGKKVRLKEYRKEDVKLVQSYVNDSEIKKLLNPGIPYLYTFEDEEKWFESLSAKNDQYSFAIETLVDNKYIGGCGINSIDWKNSAAVIGIFIGDKEYWGKGYGTDAMKLLISFIFEQMNLNKIKLQVLSYNERAIKCYEKCGFTKEGVLREEIFRDGKYHDNIVMGFFKIEYYKEMNKSVN, from the coding sequence ATGTACACTGGTAAAAAAGTTAGGTTGAAAGAATACAGAAAAGAAGATGTTAAATTAGTTCAAAGTTATGTAAATGATTCAGAGATAAAGAAACTCTTAAATCCAGGGATACCTTATTTATATACATTTGAAGATGAAGAAAAATGGTTTGAAAGTTTATCAGCAAAAAATGATCAATATAGTTTTGCTATAGAAACATTAGTTGATAATAAATATATCGGTGGTTGTGGAATAAATAGTATTGATTGGAAAAACAGTGCTGCCGTAATTGGAATATTTATAGGAGATAAAGAATATTGGGGAAAAGGTTATGGAACAGATGCGATGAAACTTCTTATTAGTTTTATTTTTGAACAAATGAATTTAAATAAAATTAAATTACAGGTTTTATCATATAATGAACGTGCGATTAAATGTTATGAAAAGTGTGGATTTACAAAAGAAGGTGTATTAAGGGAAGAAATATTTAGGGATGGTAAATATCATGATAATATTGTTATGGGATTTTTTAAAATTGAGTATTATAAAGAAATGAATAAAAGTGTCAACTAA
- the aroC gene encoding chorismate synthase produces MSGVWGKNIKLSIFGESHGNAIGITIDGLLPGIELNIDYIKREMERRMPGKNKLSTARKEADQFEILSGYFNNKTTGSPLCAIIRNSDQHSKDYSKLKSLMRPGHADYTGNIRYKGFNDYRGGGHFSGRITAPLVFAGAVAKQILAEKGILIGSHIKSIANVEDDSFHKVNIEDSLLSGLLKEEFPTINKEKGVEMRKLIIDAKGELDSVGGVVETAVLNLPVGIGSPFFYSVEAHLSHMIFSIPAVKGIEFGEGFDITKLRGSEANDEYYIENDQVKTRTNNNGGILGGITNGMPIVFRTAFKPTASIARLQHTIDIEKHENAELEITGRHDPCIVQRAVPVVEAAAAIAILDLMYDIK; encoded by the coding sequence ATGAGTGGAGTGTGGGGTAAAAATATTAAACTTTCAATTTTTGGAGAATCCCATGGAAATGCTATAGGAATTACTATAGATGGACTTTTGCCAGGAATTGAACTGAATATAGATTACATAAAGAGAGAAATGGAAAGAAGAATGCCTGGTAAAAATAAGCTTTCTACTGCCAGAAAGGAAGCAGACCAGTTTGAAATTCTTTCCGGTTATTTTAATAATAAAACTACCGGTTCACCATTATGTGCTATAATAAGAAATTCAGATCAGCATTCTAAGGATTACAGTAAACTAAAGAGTCTTATGCGTCCGGGACATGCAGATTATACTGGAAATATAAGATACAAGGGTTTTAATGATTATAGGGGTGGTGGACATTTTTCTGGTAGAATTACTGCACCACTTGTGTTTGCAGGAGCTGTAGCTAAGCAAATTTTAGCTGAAAAGGGAATACTTATTGGCAGTCATATAAAAAGTATTGCTAATGTTGAAGATGATTCTTTTCACAAAGTGAATATAGAAGATTCTCTGTTATCGGGTTTATTAAAAGAAGAATTTCCTACAATCAACAAAGAAAAAGGCGTAGAAATGAGGAAGCTGATAATAGATGCTAAAGGAGAACTAGATTCTGTGGGTGGAGTAGTTGAAACAGCAGTTTTGAACTTACCAGTAGGCATTGGCTCCCCGTTTTTTTATTCCGTAGAAGCTCATTTGTCTCATATGATTTTTTCTATTCCAGCGGTAAAGGGAATAGAGTTTGGAGAAGGTTTTGATATAACTAAACTTAGGGGTTCAGAGGCTAATGATGAGTATTATATAGAGAATGATCAGGTGAAAACTCGTACTAACAATAATGGTGGAATACTAGGTGGTATAACAAATGGTATGCCTATTGTATTTAGAACGGCTTTTAAGCCTACAGCATCTATAGCTAGACTTCAACATACTATTGATATAGAAAAGCATGAAAATGCAGAGCTTGAAATAACAGGTCGTCATGATCCTTGTATTGTTCAAAGAGCTGTACCTGTGGTAGAAGCAGCAGCGGCAATTGCCATATTAGATTTGATGTATGATATTAAATAA
- the aroA gene encoding 3-phosphoshikimate 1-carboxyvinyltransferase: MNYVKITPSKLKGKVTIPPSKSLSHRAIIAAGLSKGKSVVENVMFSEDILTTCNAMEALGVTIEKKEEENNIYTLIIDGSTELKLLKKEIDCSESGSSLRFFIPICLAEENDVVFTGRGKLVSRPLNQYYEIFDKQGIKYSNENGKLPLKVQGKIQSGEFTIDGDVSSQFITGLMFTLPLLQGDSKIIINKKLESKGYLDLTMDILNRFSVEVINKDYKEFLIKGNQQYKSMDYRVEGDFSQAAFWLVAGMIGGEIDCLDLNPDSKQGDKEVLDIIKRMNGALNITSDKIYAETTNTSSTVIDASQCPDIIPVLAVLAALSEGTTEVINAGRLRIKESDRLTAITTELNKLGADLEEKEDGLIIRGKKELTGGEVDSWNDHRIAMALAVASIRCKDEVTIKDSGCVKKSYPTFWEDFKKLGGNVHEWSVG, from the coding sequence ATGAATTACGTTAAGATAACTCCATCAAAATTAAAAGGCAAGGTAACAATTCCACCATCTAAGAGCTTAAGTCATAGAGCTATAATTGCAGCAGGACTTTCTAAAGGTAAGAGTGTAGTAGAAAACGTTATGTTTTCAGAGGATATATTAACTACTTGTAATGCTATGGAGGCACTAGGTGTAACTATAGAAAAAAAAGAAGAAGAAAATAATATTTATACTTTGATAATAGATGGAAGTACTGAGTTAAAATTATTGAAGAAAGAAATAGACTGTTCAGAATCGGGTTCATCTCTAAGATTTTTTATACCTATATGTTTAGCTGAAGAAAATGATGTTGTATTTACAGGAAGGGGGAAATTAGTTTCCCGTCCTCTGAATCAGTATTATGAAATTTTTGATAAACAAGGTATAAAGTATTCCAATGAAAATGGAAAGCTTCCCTTGAAGGTACAGGGTAAAATTCAGTCTGGAGAATTTACTATAGACGGAGATGTAAGCTCTCAGTTTATAACGGGACTTATGTTTACTTTGCCATTACTTCAGGGTGATTCTAAAATTATAATTAATAAGAAGCTTGAATCAAAGGGATATTTGGATCTAACTATGGACATATTAAATAGATTTTCGGTAGAAGTAATAAATAAGGATTATAAAGAATTTTTAATAAAGGGAAATCAGCAATATAAAAGTATGGACTATAGAGTTGAAGGGGACTTTTCACAGGCGGCCTTTTGGCTTGTGGCAGGTATGATAGGCGGAGAAATAGATTGTCTTGATTTAAATCCTGACTCTAAGCAAGGTGACAAAGAAGTATTAGATATAATAAAGAGAATGAATGGAGCACTAAACATTACTAGTGATAAAATATATGCAGAAACAACAAATACAAGTTCTACAGTTATAGATGCATCTCAATGTCCTGATATAATACCGGTACTAGCAGTTTTAGCGGCTTTAAGCGAAGGCACTACAGAGGTTATTAATGCAGGTAGACTTAGAATAAAAGAGTCAGACAGATTAACTGCCATAACTACAGAATTAAACAAATTAGGTGCAGATTTAGAAGAAAAAGAAGATGGTCTTATAATAAGAGGGAAAAAAGAGCTTACAGGCGGGGAAGTGGACAGCTGGAATGATCATAGAATTGCCATGGCCCTTGCAGTAGCTTCTATAAGATGTAAAGATGAGGTTACTATAAAAGACAGTGGATGTGTAAAAAAATCTTATCCTACCTTTTGGGAGGACTTTAAGAAGCTAGGAGGAAATGTCCATGAGTGGAGTGTGGGGTAA
- the aroE gene encoding shikimate dehydrogenase, whose product MKDLEELREEIDTIDKQLVALFEKRMEAVLDVAKYKIKNSIPILNAEREKQVIEKNIRILKNKEFSNAVEDFFKSVMSISRNLEAHNMPDDKNIGKQSNIENFEPKIEDNVKIEADKTQTKSTLFGLIGEKLGHSISPAIHSKLYKILGMNAVYELFEIEKKKLEVNFKALIANGVKGLNVTIPYKVDIIKYLDEISVEADKIGAVNTICFKNGKVIGHNTDYHGFGKMLEKNNIPVKNKKIVVLGAGGAAKAVIQYFIDNNAKDILLVSRDKKKAAENFKGTKIIDYDELKALEQGDVIVNCTPCGMYPKTEISPVDENCIGKFSSAVDLIYNPKETLFLKYAKEKGIKAVNGLYMLVGQAIAAEELWNDSTIDENIVDKIYQELL is encoded by the coding sequence GTGAAAGATTTAGAAGAACTTCGTGAAGAAATTGATACTATAGATAAACAACTGGTGGCTCTTTTTGAAAAGAGGATGGAAGCTGTTTTAGATGTAGCGAAATATAAAATTAAAAATTCTATACCAATTTTAAATGCTGAAAGAGAAAAACAGGTTATAGAAAAAAATATAAGAATTTTAAAAAATAAAGAATTTAGTAATGCTGTAGAAGATTTTTTTAAGTCAGTAATGTCTATAAGTAGGAATCTTGAAGCACATAATATGCCTGATGATAAGAATATAGGAAAACAAAGTAACATAGAAAATTTTGAACCTAAGATTGAGGATAATGTAAAGATTGAAGCTGACAAAACTCAAACTAAAAGTACCTTATTTGGACTTATAGGAGAAAAATTAGGGCACAGCATATCTCCAGCTATACATTCAAAGCTTTATAAAATATTGGGAATGAACGCTGTTTATGAATTATTTGAAATAGAAAAGAAAAAACTGGAAGTAAATTTCAAAGCTTTAATAGCAAATGGAGTAAAGGGTTTGAATGTTACTATACCCTATAAAGTGGATATTATAAAATATTTAGATGAAATATCCGTGGAAGCAGATAAAATAGGAGCTGTTAATACTATATGCTTTAAAAATGGCAAAGTTATTGGGCATAATACAGATTATCATGGTTTTGGCAAAATGCTTGAAAAAAATAATATACCAGTAAAAAATAAAAAAATTGTAGTTTTAGGTGCTGGCGGTGCTGCAAAGGCAGTTATACAATATTTTATAGACAACAATGCTAAAGATATACTACTGGTAAGTCGAGATAAAAAAAAGGCAGCAGAAAACTTTAAGGGTACAAAAATAATTGATTATGATGAACTTAAAGCGTTGGAACAAGGTGATGTAATTGTAAATTGTACACCTTGTGGAATGTATCCCAAAACAGAAATTTCTCCTGTAGATGAGAATTGCATAGGTAAATTTTCTTCAGCTGTTGATTTAATATATAATCCAAAGGAAACTTTATTTTTAAAGTATGCTAAAGAAAAGGGGATAAAAGCAGTTAATGGGCTATATATGCTGGTTGGGCAAGCCATAGCTGCTGAGGAACTGTGGAATGATAGTACTATTGATGAAAATATAGTGGATAAAATATACCAAGAACTTTTATAA
- a CDS encoding TrkA C-terminal domain-containing protein has translation MSSESIIKPVYQKIAIDIANRIVAGDFAVGDKLYGRSSLASKYNVSPETIRRATILLSDMGIVKVTKGSGIIVESVDNSLKFIDKFKDIDSLTSLKREITDLMTKKNQIEKSMDNVINELIDYSNRFNKSNPFVPFEFEIYEGLHIVGKAISEVKFWQNTGATIIAIRRNGKLILSPGPYTVFLENDVFIFIGDESTYYRTKQFLYEE, from the coding sequence ATGTCAAGCGAATCAATTATAAAACCTGTTTATCAAAAAATAGCAATTGATATTGCAAATAGAATAGTAGCTGGAGATTTTGCTGTAGGGGATAAACTATATGGAAGGTCTTCCCTGGCAAGTAAATACAATGTATCTCCTGAAACCATAAGAAGAGCAACTATTCTTCTAAGTGATATGGGAATAGTAAAAGTTACAAAGGGCAGTGGAATAATAGTAGAATCTGTAGATAATTCTCTGAAATTTATTGACAAATTTAAAGATATAGATTCACTAACTTCATTAAAAAGAGAAATTACAGATTTAATGACTAAGAAAAATCAGATAGAAAAAAGTATGGATAATGTTATAAATGAATTAATCGATTATTCCAATCGATTTAACAAGAGCAATCCTTTTGTACCTTTTGAGTTTGAAATATATGAGGGACTGCATATAGTAGGAAAAGCTATATCGGAAGTAAAGTTCTGGCAAAATACAGGGGCAACCATAATAGCTATAAGAAGAAATGGAAAGCTGATACTTTCACCAGGCCCCTATACTGTGTTCTTGGAAAATGATGTATTTATTTTTATAGGAGATGAGAGTACCTATTACAGAACTAAGCAATTTCTTTATGAGGAATAG
- a CDS encoding glycerol dehydrogenase, which yields MVKSIQSPSKYVQGSGVLTQLETYVGSLGESFLVVADPFVLDDAKEKIGKSFEGTEKDVTIEKFGGECTKNEIDRLIQIAKAKNVQAVIAIGGGKTLDTVKAIGYYTKIPVVIIPTLASCDAPCTALSVIYTEKGEFSEYLFLPENPNMVMVDTDIIVKAPVKFLAAGMGDAFATYYEARACYKASGNNLVGTKITKAALALAELCHKTLLEDGVKAKLSNEKGVLTKALENIIEANIYLSGVGAESSGLAAAHAISNGLTVLTELHRVSHGEKVAFGTLVQLVLEDAPVEEIKQAINFMKNVGLPVSLEEMGVNVINKDAIMKVAASSCAKNDTMGNMPFEVTVEDVYGAIIVANELGKQFR from the coding sequence ATGGTAAAATCAATTCAATCACCGAGTAAATATGTACAAGGTTCAGGTGTACTAACTCAATTAGAAACTTATGTAGGAAGCTTAGGAGAGTCTTTTCTTGTAGTAGCAGATCCATTTGTTTTGGATGATGCAAAGGAAAAGATAGGGAAGAGTTTTGAAGGTACTGAAAAAGACGTTACAATTGAAAAGTTTGGTGGAGAATGTACTAAAAATGAAATTGACAGATTAATACAAATAGCCAAAGCAAAAAATGTACAGGCTGTAATTGCTATAGGTGGAGGAAAAACTCTAGATACAGTAAAGGCAATTGGATATTATACTAAAATTCCAGTTGTTATAATTCCAACATTAGCTTCCTGTGATGCTCCATGTACTGCACTTTCAGTTATATACACAGAAAAAGGGGAATTTAGTGAATATTTATTCCTGCCAGAAAACCCTAATATGGTTATGGTTGATACAGATATAATTGTAAAGGCTCCAGTAAAGTTCTTGGCAGCTGGTATGGGTGATGCTTTTGCAACTTACTACGAAGCAAGAGCTTGCTACAAGGCAAGTGGCAATAATTTAGTTGGTACTAAAATAACAAAGGCAGCTTTAGCTCTTGCAGAACTTTGTCATAAAACTCTTCTTGAAGATGGGGTAAAAGCAAAGCTTTCAAATGAAAAAGGAGTTTTAACTAAGGCGCTTGAGAACATAATAGAAGCAAATATATACTTAAGTGGAGTTGGAGCTGAAAGTTCTGGACTAGCTGCTGCTCACGCTATTAGTAATGGTCTTACTGTTCTTACAGAATTACATCGTGTATCTCATGGAGAAAAGGTTGCCTTTGGTACTCTAGTTCAATTAGTTCTTGAGGATGCACCTGTAGAAGAAATAAAGCAAGCCATAAACTTTATGAAAAATGTAGGACTTCCAGTATCCTTAGAAGAAATGGGAGTAAATGTTATAAATAAAGATGCCATAATGAAGGTTGCAGCATCTTCTTGTGCAAAAAATGATACTATGGGCAATATGCCATTTGAAGTTACTGTAGAAGATGTTTATGGAGCAATAATAGTGGCAAATGAACTTGGTAAGCAGTTTAGATAA